A window of Candidatus Tiamatella incendiivivens genomic DNA:
TGCTGTTATAGAACCTAGAAGATTAATGTATATATCATTTATACCTCACTTCACAGGCAGGATAAGACCTCTACCATCCATACTCTTCACACCCAAAATCATATATAGCACAAGAAAGCTTATAGGAGACCTTATTAGAATGGCTAAAATGAAACTAGCGCGAAAGCTGCCTTTAATGCTACTTTCCACTAGCGTATTATTCACCGGCATATCAGTTTTCTTCACGCCAGTCCCTGCGTTCCTTAGGAATTTGGGTTTCACGGATAAAGAGATATTCGTCATATATTTATACTCGGCTAGCATTTCGTCAACAAGCTATGCTGCTATACATAGACAATTCCATAAATCAATTTACGCCTGGAAACCTTTAGTTCTTTCAACAACCATAAGGATACCTATTTTCCTAATTCCTCTTCCACTTATCTATCTGCATACAATGAAAATCATTAACATACTCACCATTGGAACAATGTTCACATTCACTGGAATTACATGGGCTTATATAACCACATCACTATCAACACTAGTAATCTCAATGAGCGAGAGAGGTGAAAAGGACTTCCTACTCGGCCAACTTAACGCGTCGATAGGAACAGGCACAATTATAGGTTCAATCTTATCTGGAATAATTTTCAAGTACATGAACTATGCAGGCATATTCATTGGCGCATCCGTTCTAGTGGGAGTGTCAGCTATCCTATATTATAAAGCATGGAAGACATTAATCACATAAACAACTCCCTAATATATAGCATATTGCTTTAAATAATAAAGAAAAATATAAACATCTCCTAGAGAAGCATGAGCTTATAAGTCTTGGGCTTGTAGAGTCCAGAGGTTAAGTTTTTAAAAAGTAGATTTAAAAATCATATGCGCCGTCTAGCTATATAAAGGGCTACCAGAACAAT
This region includes:
- a CDS encoding MFS transporter; translated protein: MVKSSDPSDSSLSIYLIITISSMAVSIANLEGSLRVLDLTRSTVTLSLAVTLYNIFFTIMSLSWTRLFFGRLSRRNIIIFSLSCLFAGLILISSNSTAVVITGTVLVGVSSAVFSPLLTTILIDYTGKDVVAVARYNLLSSIGLITGYLMGGILEPVIGIHGILKLTSIITCSLIPIALLIPRKYAVIEPRRLMYISFIPHFTGRIRPLPSILFTPKIIYSTRKLIGDLIRMAKMKLARKLPLMLLSTSVLFTGISVFFTPVPAFLRNLGFTDKEIFVIYLYSASISSTSYAAIHRQFHKSIYAWKPLVLSTTIRIPIFLIPLPLIYLHTMKIINILTIGTMFTFTGITWAYITTSLSTLVISMSERGEKDFLLGQLNASIGTGTIIGSILSGIIFKYMNYAGIFIGASVLVGVSAILYYKAWKTLIT